DNA sequence from the Candidatus Eisenbacteria bacterium genome:
TGGCTCTGGACAAGCTCTTTGGTCTTGAGATCAGCGGAAAAGTCTACGCGCGCATCGACCTGCTCATGCTGTTTATCTTCAATACCTGGCACTTTCTGGGAGGCGTGCCCCGCGACTTTGCGGCGCTGGGGAAAAGCCGCGACTATCCCCGCGCCCTGAAGGTGTTCGCCCAATATATCCTGGCGCCGCTGGTGGCCCTCTACTTGGCCCTGCTCATGGCCTACCTGGTGAAGGTGCTCGCAACCTCCGAGTGGCCCAGCGGCTGGATTGGCTGGCTGGTGAGCAGTGTTGCCGCGGCGGGTCTCTTCTCACTGGTCCTGCTGCACCCCCTGACGAAAGAGCAGGAGAACCGTTGGATCGCGACCTATGCACGTGTCTACTTCCTGCTGATGCTGCCATCGGTTGGTATGCTGATCATGGCCTTGGCAAAGCGGATTGGCCAATATGGTTTAACCGAGAACCGTTACTTCATGTGCGTTCTCAGCTTGTGGCTGCTGGGCGTATCGATCGCCGGCGCGCTAAACCGATTGAAGCGGCTTGAACCTCTGCCCGCCACGCTCTGTCTGATCGCCTTCCTCACGAGCTTCGGTCCCTGGGGGGCCTACTCCATCGCGCGCAGCAGCCAGGTGGGTCGGATGGAACAGCTGCTTTCCTCAGAAGGTCTGCTGGCTGAGGGGAAGCTGACGACCGCCGATAAGGATGTGGATATCGAAACGCGCCGGGAATTGAGCGCCAGTCTCGACTACCTCATGGAGTATCACGGGGTAAGCTCGGTCGAACGCTGGCTGACCCCGGCGCAAAACGCGGAGCTCGCTCTTCTGGGCGATTCTCTGACAGAAGGTCCTCGGCAGCGGGAGCTCAGCCGGCAGGTGATGGTCTACCTTGACTTGGAATACTCCGCCGATTGGGCGCGCCACCCCAACCGCGAATGGTACTCTTTCCAATGTGAAAGCGGCGGTGAGGCCATTCCCCTTCCCGCATCCAGTTATCTGCAGAAGGTGAGGTTTTCAGATGACCGAAGCCAGACCTTCACGATCTCTGAACGTGCTGTCCAGATATCTCAAAATATGAATCGCATCAGGATGAGCGAAGGCGGCAAGACTCTCTTGACGCTCCAATTGGAGCCGCTGATGGCGGAGCTACGGGATCGGGACCGGAACGTGGGTGAAGGGGAAGTACCCGGCAGTCTCATGGTGGTGGAAGCCGCCACGGAGTCCTTGCGTGCGCGTCTCCTTGTGGATTCGATCCGTTGGCATTTTGTGGAGGATAAACCCCAGCTTCAGCGCCTATCAGGCTATCTGTTGATGGAGCCGCTCCCACCGCCGCCGTAGTTTCCGGGCCAGCCGGATCAATTCTTCGCCTTGCGCGGATCCCCGTCGTACCCCAGCGCCGTCCAGTCGAGGCGTCCCTTGGAGCCGTGGCAGGTATTGCACTTCAGGGCATCCTCCTTGGGGACGACCATGTGGTTGATCTTCCAGTACATCTCCGTCTCCACCCAGCCGTAGCTGCCGCTGTAGTCAAGACCGGTGGCGGCCATTCCCTGCGCGGCGGCGGAATTCCAATCGAAGGTCGTCCAGTAGCCGGTTTTTCCAAAAAGCTTCGGGGTGATCATGATCTTATGGCCCGTATCGTAGATCTGCCGGCCCCTCATCTTTTTGAAGGGGTAGATCTTCGCCGTGGAATCTTCATGGGAGCCTGCCGGCCAGTTGAGGGTCACGATCTGATCCGGATCGATGACGTCACCCAATTGATAAGCGCCTCCCTCCCCGTTGTACCAGGCATAGGTCGGTACAATCTCTCTATCCCAGCTGAAACTCCCCTTCTGCTTGCTGAAGGTCGGCATGCCGAACGCGTCAACTTCACTCGCGAGATCTTTGCCGGCATCGGACCAGTCCCACCAGACTTTCGTCGGGGCGCCCTTCGCAAAGGTTGGAATGTGGCACGTCTGACAGGCGACCCTCTTGCAATGGCTGTTGAGCATCTTGGCATTCTTTATATGCGGCTCCGCCTCATGGCAACGGGTGCAGTCCAGCTTCTCTTTCCCACCCGGAGAGACCACAAGGGCGTTTCCCGAGATCTGATGATTCTCGGTCAGATGACAACTCTGGCACGACATATTTTCCCCATCGATGCCCATGTGAACATCGAATGTGCGCTGAGGCTCCACCAATGACTCGTCAAGATCGCCGTGCTTAATGGCATTGCCGCCTCCACCGAAGAAATGACAACTGCCGCAAGCCCGGCGATCGGGCATGCCCACATTTTGAGCAACATGCGTCAAGTCGGGCGCCGGGTAGACCGTTCCCGCAGACTCTTTTGTCTCATAGGCGGGGTGGCCGGCGCCGGTGGGGAACTTCTTGTAGCTGCCGGTCGCATCGTGACAAACCAGACAATCGACATTTCGCGCATTTTCGAAATCGAAGGTGTCGTCCTCCCAACCATAGCCGGCGTGGCAACTTGTACAACGCGGCCAGTTGCCGGGAAGACTTATACAGAAATTGTTTATCGCATTCTTCTTGCCGCGCTCGACCGGACCTTTTCGATCCGCCAACTCCTGTTGAGATGACCAAGTCCAGTGCGTCGTCTTCATGAAGTCACGCGCCGCATCCTCGTGGCAATTCAGGCAGGCTTCCGTCACCGATGGTCCGTCGGAAAAGGGTCCCTCCAGAGCATCGATGTGTTCCTGGATGGCGGCATGAACAGGCTGGGTCAGCAGGAGCAGCAGGGTAATCAGCGGCAATCTCCAAATCTTCATAGCAACCTCCCCGATTTCCAAATCCCTCAGTCTCACATCAAGATAGCAAGGGGACCCTTGCTCCGCAATTCTTACAGGTAGCCATGGAAGTTGATTCAGATGTCGGCATCGGTTACTTTATGTTCCTTGAGATACCTAGCGTTTTGCTCGGAA
Encoded proteins:
- a CDS encoding DUF4153 domain-containing protein gives rise to the protein MRVPSMSRLAIEASRVFLRFPFVLTAAIAAGISAAIAVGHSGYTVWVRCLMGAQLGIPFLLALTLFGERPTRLRWPFSVAGTALILLYYLTLPAQMSGAVLTRFFQFNIAAHLLVASLPYIRRNEPDGFWQFNKSLFLHLLKSLLFTGVLVIGLDVALLALDKLFGLEISGKVYARIDLLMLFIFNTWHFLGGVPRDFAALGKSRDYPRALKVFAQYILAPLVALYLALLMAYLVKVLATSEWPSGWIGWLVSSVAAAGLFSLVLLHPLTKEQENRWIATYARVYFLLMLPSVGMLIMALAKRIGQYGLTENRYFMCVLSLWLLGVSIAGALNRLKRLEPLPATLCLIAFLTSFGPWGAYSIARSSQVGRMEQLLSSEGLLAEGKLTTADKDVDIETRRELSASLDYLMEYHGVSSVERWLTPAQNAELALLGDSLTEGPRQRELSRQVMVYLDLEYSADWARHPNREWYSFQCESGGEAIPLPASSYLQKVRFSDDRSQTFTISERAVQISQNMNRIRMSEGGKTLLTLQLEPLMAELRDRDRNVGEGEVPGSLMVVEAATESLRARLLVDSIRWHFVEDKPQLQRLSGYLLMEPLPPPP
- a CDS encoding tetrathionate reductase family octaheme c-type cytochrome gives rise to the protein MKIWRLPLITLLLLLTQPVHAAIQEHIDALEGPFSDGPSVTEACLNCHEDAARDFMKTTHWTWSSQQELADRKGPVERGKKNAINNFCISLPGNWPRCTSCHAGYGWEDDTFDFENARNVDCLVCHDATGSYKKFPTGAGHPAYETKESAGTVYPAPDLTHVAQNVGMPDRRACGSCHFFGGGGNAIKHGDLDESLVEPQRTFDVHMGIDGENMSCQSCHLTENHQISGNALVVSPGGKEKLDCTRCHEAEPHIKNAKMLNSHCKRVACQTCHIPTFAKGAPTKVWWDWSDAGKDLASEVDAFGMPTFSKQKGSFSWDREIVPTYAWYNGEGGAYQLGDVIDPDQIVTLNWPAGSHEDSTAKIYPFKKMRGRQIYDTGHKIMITPKLFGKTGYWTTFDWNSAAAQGMAATGLDYSGSYGWVETEMYWKINHMVVPKEDALKCNTCHGSKGRLDWTALGYDGDPRKAKN